In one window of Candidatus Scalindua sp. DNA:
- the gspD gene encoding type II secretion system secretin GspD, with the protein MIKNIARVLSLFVLTFGTGCDTLIKKEDGGEPIEIAGDDKEQKGKKPRKWEWEIAPQENLVEIEDAEPVQKEFVYPLEIAKTEPYDASKPEGEKVDITFNFQNADIKEVLNVILGEILEMNYTLDKRVTGLITLRTTGKFYRGELINVIQAMLNINGFALVKDSNLFQVLPIQEARSEAGIIDLGDSLKTQDREVVTQIVLCKHVAPQAIIPTLRGLLTKAGFVIAPNDTHAIVISEKATNMERLLKIIETFDVPFFAGKALKFYDVEHVNTKALAKDLEVVVQTLGAKTKGPKLDIAFIPFEDTNSMLVVTNLPELFSSVDSWIANIDVQSKERRLRLYVYKMQHEQAETTVPILLELFKEKITPAVKAGETTGETMKIIADKSTNSIIVKALPTDYYDIKAIIETLDATPQQVLIESVIAEVKLTDELQRGVEYFFRHKGRDSEGASISLLPAGITSGVDALTGGGTKVFSINSEIDAIFSIINSETEVKVLSTPHLIVRDEQTASIQVGQSEPISTGSTTGAGAVTTSQIQYRDTGTILTVTPRLGENDMVTLDITQEVSSATPTTASGIDSPAFPIRKIETSLVILSGHTIYLGGIIDIDDTTSIKKVPLLGDIPYLGYLFKSKSVTKEKVELMVLITPYVINNHSEADGLTKEFREKLKRIAKMEKGEIKNIINSSTHQVHKEIQ; encoded by the coding sequence ATGATAAAAAATATCGCAAGGGTATTATCTTTATTCGTGCTTACGTTTGGAACAGGTTGTGATACTCTTATCAAGAAGGAGGATGGAGGGGAACCGATTGAAATTGCCGGAGATGACAAGGAGCAAAAGGGTAAGAAACCAAGGAAGTGGGAGTGGGAGATAGCACCGCAGGAGAACCTGGTTGAAATCGAAGATGCTGAACCGGTACAGAAGGAGTTTGTATACCCGCTTGAGATTGCTAAAACAGAGCCTTATGATGCCTCCAAACCTGAGGGGGAAAAGGTTGACATTACCTTTAATTTTCAAAATGCAGACATAAAAGAGGTCCTGAATGTTATCCTGGGAGAGATACTGGAGATGAATTATACCCTGGACAAAAGGGTAACGGGCTTGATTACCTTACGCACAACGGGGAAGTTTTACAGAGGTGAGCTCATAAATGTCATTCAGGCTATGCTGAATATAAATGGTTTTGCACTGGTAAAAGATAGTAATCTCTTCCAGGTGTTGCCGATACAGGAGGCCCGCAGTGAGGCGGGAATAATAGATTTGGGCGATAGCCTGAAAACGCAGGACAGGGAGGTGGTTACTCAGATTGTTCTGTGCAAACATGTGGCTCCACAGGCTATCATACCAACTCTCAGGGGGTTATTGACAAAGGCAGGGTTTGTCATTGCACCAAATGATACCCATGCGATTGTCATTTCTGAGAAGGCGACAAACATGGAACGATTGTTGAAGATTATTGAGACATTTGATGTTCCCTTCTTTGCGGGAAAGGCATTGAAATTTTATGATGTGGAACATGTTAATACGAAGGCCCTTGCAAAGGACCTGGAAGTGGTGGTGCAGACACTCGGAGCGAAGACAAAGGGGCCAAAACTGGATATAGCCTTTATCCCGTTCGAAGATACCAACAGTATGCTGGTGGTAACGAATCTTCCCGAACTCTTTTCATCGGTAGATTCGTGGATAGCAAATATTGACGTGCAATCAAAAGAGAGAAGGCTCCGGCTGTATGTCTATAAGATGCAGCATGAGCAGGCAGAAACCACGGTACCTATCTTGCTTGAGCTCTTTAAGGAGAAAATCACACCTGCAGTAAAGGCCGGAGAAACAACAGGCGAAACCATGAAGATCATTGCTGATAAGAGTACGAACTCTATAATTGTAAAAGCGCTGCCCACTGACTACTATGATATTAAGGCTATTATTGAGACCCTCGATGCTACGCCGCAACAGGTACTCATTGAGTCTGTTATTGCGGAGGTAAAGTTAACAGATGAACTGCAACGGGGTGTTGAATATTTCTTTCGGCATAAAGGGCGCGACAGCGAAGGTGCAAGTATCTCTCTTCTGCCGGCAGGCATAACTTCCGGAGTAGACGCTCTTACGGGGGGAGGTACCAAGGTCTTTAGCATTAATAGTGAAATTGATGCAATTTTCAGTATCATTAACTCAGAGACAGAGGTGAAAGTGCTTTCCACACCACACCTCATCGTTCGTGATGAGCAGACTGCGAGCATTCAGGTAGGGCAATCTGAACCGATAAGTACCGGTAGCACCACAGGAGCGGGTGCAGTTACGACATCACAGATTCAGTATCGGGATACTGGTACAATCCTGACGGTGACTCCACGTCTGGGTGAGAATGATATGGTAACGCTTGATATTACGCAGGAAGTAAGTTCTGCGACACCAACAACAGCTTCAGGTATAGATTCTCCAGCCTTTCCCATAAGGAAAATAGAGACTTCATTGGTAATCCTGAGTGGTCATACAATTTACCTGGGTGGGATTATTGATATCGATGATACGACATCCATAAAAAAAGTTCCGCTCCTCGGTGACATTCCTTATCTTGGCTATCTCTTCAAGTCAAAGAGTGTAACGAAGGAAAAAGTTGAGTTGATGGTCTTGATTACGCCTTACGTAATAAACAATCACAGCGAGGCCGATGGATTAACCAAAGAATTCAGGGAAAAGCTGAAGAGGATAGCAAAGATGGAAAAAGGAGAAATAAAGAATATTATTAACAGCTCTACTCATCAGGTGCATAAGGAGATACAATGA
- the miaB gene encoding tRNA (N6-isopentenyl adenosine(37)-C2)-methylthiotransferase MiaB produces the protein MIHNPEREEQKSRKVLIKTFGCQMNKLDSELVFGSLIREGYTLVTDEESADVILFNTCSVRQKAEDKVYSQLGRLRKWKEERPGLVIGVMGCMAQNEGENILKRMPHVNLICGTRMFSRLPELLDDINESKRHILAIDDDATVNFDRLVTQRPNRFSAFVSIMRGCDNYCSYCIVPYVRGREFSRPLEEIVTEVKRLVDDGCKEITLLGQNVNSYGKGLESNSTFSSLLRQLDRIAGIERIRFVTSHPKDMSRDILEAVGELPTVCENLHMPAQSGSDRILERMRRRYTSAHYRRLVEMARSLVPDITIAGDFIVGFSGENDDDFLDTVNLMREIRYQNCFIFKYSPRTGTDAEKFTDDVEEETKKRRNHTLLEIQKEISTQENRERIGKSVEILVEGLSRTNKSKLTGRTRENQIVVFGLSERLLPAQSPADSRNGGLSPYIGKLVNVNIEDATDLTLYGSIDTG, from the coding sequence ATGATTCATAATCCAGAGAGAGAAGAACAAAAATCCCGTAAGGTCTTGATTAAGACCTTTGGCTGCCAGATGAACAAGCTTGATTCTGAATTGGTCTTCGGTTCGCTTATCAGGGAGGGGTATACACTTGTTACAGACGAGGAGAGTGCGGATGTTATCCTTTTTAATACGTGCAGCGTACGGCAAAAGGCGGAAGATAAGGTCTATTCGCAACTTGGACGATTACGGAAGTGGAAGGAAGAGAGGCCGGGCCTGGTTATTGGCGTCATGGGTTGCATGGCACAGAATGAGGGTGAAAACATCCTGAAACGGATGCCGCACGTAAACCTCATTTGCGGTACCAGGATGTTCTCAAGGCTTCCGGAATTGCTCGATGATATTAATGAGAGTAAGAGACATATTCTTGCCATAGATGATGATGCGACTGTGAACTTTGACAGGTTGGTTACTCAAAGACCGAATCGTTTCAGTGCATTTGTCTCTATCATGAGGGGGTGCGACAATTACTGCTCCTATTGTATTGTACCTTATGTGAGAGGGCGTGAATTCAGCCGGCCACTGGAAGAGATCGTAACCGAGGTGAAGAGGCTTGTCGATGACGGTTGTAAAGAGATTACGTTGCTGGGGCAGAATGTGAACTCTTATGGAAAGGGATTGGAGAGTAACAGTACCTTCTCCTCATTGTTGAGACAGCTGGATAGGATAGCGGGGATAGAAAGAATACGGTTTGTAACCTCACATCCAAAGGATATGTCCCGGGATATCCTGGAAGCGGTGGGAGAGCTGCCCACTGTTTGTGAAAACCTGCATATGCCTGCGCAGTCGGGTTCGGACAGAATATTAGAGAGGATGAGACGCCGGTATACCTCTGCACACTACAGAAGGCTTGTTGAAATGGCCAGATCATTGGTTCCGGATATAACAATTGCCGGCGATTTTATTGTCGGTTTTTCTGGAGAAAACGACGATGATTTTCTTGATACGGTAAATTTAATGAGGGAGATCCGTTATCAAAACTGCTTTATCTTTAAATATTCTCCGCGGACAGGAACTGATGCAGAGAAATTTACCGATGATGTGGAGGAAGAGACCAAAAAGAGGAGAAACCATACGCTCTTAGAGATACAGAAAGAGATAAGTACCCAAGAGAATAGAGAACGGATCGGGAAGAGTGTTGAAATATTGGTGGAAGGCTTAAGCAGGACTAACAAGAGCAAATTAACAGGGAGGACCAGAGAGAACCAGATTGTAGTGTTTGGTTTATCAGAAAGACTGCTTCCGGCTCAATCTCCTGCAGATAGCCGGAATGGAGGCCTCTCTCCTTATATAGGGAAACTTGTGAATGTAAACATTGAAGATGCAACTGATCTAACATTGTACGGCAGTATCGATACTGGTTGA